Proteins co-encoded in one Candidatus Paracaedibacteraceae bacterium genomic window:
- a CDS encoding PD-(D/E)XK nuclease family protein, whose protein sequence is MKHAVFTIPFGESFLEKLADGIVERFGHDPLLLAKSVIILPTRRGCLGLKEAFQSRKISQALPRIIALADLEQDPILPGFVAEPLPPSMPSTQQLGLLTQLVLNYLSTHQHKPSLNSALNLSQELLSLIDEIHTSDVPLDQLQNLVSDRYAQHWQQTLDFLKIITEFWPRILTDHGMIDSARRKRDNLRLLANQWRPTYPVILAGTTATRPATRDLAKAIYNFEMGLIVLPGYDPREDDVPSTHPLYTLQSFVRYLGSPQIQPWVKMSAVTGRGKLLMQAMEPSFSPPPPLSQEERQQILSLTAMIECRDTDQEALVIALKIRQSLADGLESIVVITPDMGLTRRLQVHLKRWNIIANTSQGTPLNQTVVGRFLSLLARFVASPEPRTLLALLKHPLCYRGEFRSDHLTHVRALDLRLRRLRQPNLYSSSFLKEDQQLWYDEFLQHVNLKAMPATFKAHLIHLVQTAENLCSPEQLWSKADGQAAEDFLTKLEPYTDFYPNLSKRDFADLITKLMAQSQVHNQQGIGSPVRILGALEARQAYAPLMILGGLNEGTWPQPPSNDPWLNRQMRLDWGLPDPLRRLGLAAHDFCLGFSAPDVMITRAQKQSGSATIPSRWWLRLQTMLDSHKLDLTKDQHLLDWARTIDQPTTYTAAPEPTPTPPLDVRPTHLSTTDIEQLMRDPYGYYARRILNLRKLDRPDEELSPRDLGNLIHESLDLYHRRHPDTINYDQLIVCGHEVFSPYLQDAHVQHFWWPRFVRIAGWLIDQWQSRSMWQSVTEIEGILEIGQLATIKSIADRIDYTGSAAIILDYKTGSALPSKADISAGLSPQLTVESILLEGGAFQSIGAKETQELEYWHLTGNEAGGNIEQIKDLRTKIEEAQEGLHALLTHFITKTSPYLCGPWGEKKIKNRDYLQLSRYEEWNS, encoded by the coding sequence ATGAAGCATGCCGTCTTTACCATTCCATTTGGCGAATCTTTTCTTGAAAAGCTTGCTGACGGTATTGTTGAACGATTTGGCCACGATCCCTTATTGCTTGCTAAATCAGTAATCATCCTTCCGACACGACGGGGTTGCTTAGGGCTCAAAGAGGCATTCCAATCCAGAAAAATCTCACAAGCTTTACCTCGAATTATAGCCTTGGCTGATCTTGAACAAGATCCGATACTCCCCGGATTTGTTGCAGAACCACTTCCCCCCAGCATGCCATCAACGCAACAACTGGGGTTATTGACGCAGTTAGTTCTTAATTATTTGTCAACCCATCAACATAAACCGTCGCTCAATTCTGCTCTTAATTTATCGCAAGAATTGTTGAGTTTAATTGATGAAATCCATACCTCAGACGTTCCCTTAGATCAACTCCAGAACCTTGTGTCAGATCGCTATGCCCAACACTGGCAACAGACTCTTGATTTTCTGAAAATCATTACGGAATTTTGGCCGAGAATCTTGACTGATCATGGTATGATTGATAGCGCCCGACGCAAACGCGATAACCTTCGGCTCTTAGCAAACCAGTGGCGCCCCACTTATCCTGTCATTTTAGCCGGAACCACTGCAACCCGTCCGGCAACACGGGATCTTGCCAAAGCAATCTATAATTTTGAGATGGGATTAATTGTCTTGCCGGGCTATGATCCACGCGAAGATGATGTCCCCTCAACGCACCCACTTTATACCTTACAAAGTTTTGTCAGGTATTTAGGTAGCCCCCAAATTCAACCATGGGTTAAAATGTCAGCGGTCACAGGACGTGGCAAACTCCTGATGCAAGCAATGGAACCCTCTTTCTCACCACCACCTCCCCTATCACAAGAGGAGCGGCAACAAATTTTATCATTGACTGCGATGATTGAGTGCAGAGACACAGATCAAGAAGCGTTAGTTATTGCTCTTAAAATTAGACAATCTTTGGCTGACGGCCTTGAGTCTATTGTTGTTATCACTCCTGACATGGGTTTAACGCGTCGACTTCAAGTCCATTTGAAACGCTGGAATATTATCGCCAACACATCGCAAGGTACCCCCTTAAATCAAACTGTTGTTGGACGATTTCTATCTTTATTAGCACGCTTTGTAGCATCGCCTGAGCCACGAACACTCTTGGCCTTATTAAAGCATCCTTTATGCTATCGCGGAGAATTCCGCTCAGACCACCTTACTCACGTTCGCGCTCTTGACTTAAGATTGCGACGACTACGACAACCAAATCTGTATAGTAGTTCCTTTTTAAAAGAAGATCAGCAACTTTGGTATGATGAGTTTTTGCAGCACGTGAATCTGAAGGCAATGCCTGCGACATTTAAAGCTCACCTGATCCATCTGGTCCAAACCGCAGAAAATTTGTGCTCTCCAGAACAGTTATGGTCAAAAGCCGATGGTCAAGCCGCCGAAGATTTTTTGACAAAGCTTGAACCTTATACAGATTTTTACCCAAATCTGTCTAAGCGAGATTTTGCAGATCTTATTACAAAACTTATGGCTCAATCCCAAGTTCACAATCAACAAGGAATTGGAAGCCCTGTCAGAATCTTGGGCGCTCTTGAAGCACGTCAAGCGTATGCTCCCTTGATGATTTTAGGGGGATTGAATGAAGGCACCTGGCCTCAGCCACCATCCAATGACCCGTGGTTGAATCGCCAAATGCGTTTGGATTGGGGGCTTCCTGATCCCTTGCGTCGACTGGGTCTTGCCGCCCATGACTTTTGTCTTGGGTTTTCAGCCCCTGACGTCATGATAACACGCGCCCAAAAACAATCCGGATCAGCAACTATCCCTAGTCGTTGGTGGTTGCGTCTACAGACTATGCTTGATAGTCATAAGCTGGACCTGACCAAAGATCAACATCTTTTAGATTGGGCGCGCACTATTGATCAACCAACTACTTATACGGCTGCACCAGAGCCTACCCCAACACCGCCTCTGGATGTCAGACCAACACATCTGTCAACAACAGACATCGAGCAATTAATGCGCGATCCGTATGGGTATTATGCTCGACGTATTTTGAACTTGCGTAAGCTTGATCGTCCTGATGAAGAGCTAAGCCCACGAGATCTGGGAAATTTGATTCACGAAAGTTTAGATCTATATCATAGACGTCATCCTGACACGATTAACTACGATCAGTTAATTGTCTGTGGTCACGAAGTATTTTCCCCTTATCTTCAGGATGCCCATGTCCAACATTTTTGGTGGCCAAGGTTTGTCCGAATTGCAGGTTGGTTGATTGACCAATGGCAATCCCGCTCAATGTGGCAGAGCGTTACAGAAATCGAGGGTATCCTTGAGATCGGACAACTTGCGACCATAAAATCCATTGCTGATCGTATCGATTACACAGGATCGGCAGCGATTATATTGGATTACAAAACAGGAAGTGCTTTACCATCAAAAGCAGATATATCAGCTGGGTTGTCGCCTCAATTAACAGTGGAATCTATTCTCCTTGAAGGCGGTGCTTTTCAATCCATTGGAGCAAAAGAAACCCAAGAGCTTGAATATTGGCATTTAACGGGGAATGAGGCTGGCGGCAATATCGAGCAGATCAAAGATCTGCGCACCAAAATTGAGGAAGCTCAAGAAGGTCTTCATGCCCTTTTGACTCATTTTATAACAAAAACCTCACCCTATTTGTGTGGCCCTTGGGGCGAGAAAAAAATAAAAAATCGCGATTATCTACAGCTATCTCGGTATGAGGAATGGAATTCATGA
- a CDS encoding phosphotransferase, with protein sequence MLNNFTSFLDQAGLRNYTVTFLAGDASPRKYYRIATSNNTYVLMDSPLLESNDHFTAISETLNTAGFSAPKVLFRTSELLLLEDLGDCTFTFMLKHHPEQRDDLYRLATQTTLELSTKLTDQPQSVPFYTLEKFLEGVTTFLDWYYPETQGHQASQSARQSFLELWTHLYHEFQALPQGIMLRDFHVDNLIYLENRPDTQACGLLDFQDACWGPAVYDFLSLVDDVRLDLPDLLIDQCWAHYLRAFPTLNKSLAQKLSVSRLTRILGVFVRLAKRDGKPHYLNHIPRIWKIMERNFQNPDLVDIKGWFASNITSSQGERCVNQAMILAAGMGKRLQPLTLTTPKPLIKLKGKPLIQYALDRLKSMTKIVVNTHYLADQIHTYLANKNVIISHENSLLETGGGVLNALHHFRQDPILCLNSDIWWQENQGNILEELMSTWDDAFMDVLLVLVQKENTLNFAGLGDFTWDGKTLTPAFRENDTAPYVYTGIQILHPRAFLDEKFRAFSLVEIYKKAAKQNRLKAIILNGKWSDIGTPQALEKLQEMDLSHYFLEEEK encoded by the coding sequence GTGCTCAACAATTTTACTTCATTCTTAGACCAAGCGGGTTTGCGCAATTATACTGTTACTTTTTTGGCTGGCGATGCCTCACCTCGAAAATACTATCGGATTGCAACTTCCAATAATACCTATGTCCTGATGGATAGTCCTCTTCTTGAGAGCAATGACCATTTTACAGCAATCTCTGAGACGTTGAATACAGCAGGATTTTCCGCCCCTAAAGTTCTCTTCCGAACCAGTGAGTTGTTGCTCCTTGAGGATCTGGGGGATTGTACGTTTACGTTCATGCTTAAGCATCACCCTGAACAACGGGATGACCTTTATCGTTTGGCAACACAAACAACCCTTGAACTAAGTACAAAACTTACAGATCAACCGCAATCTGTTCCTTTTTATACGCTTGAAAAATTCTTGGAGGGCGTGACAACTTTTCTCGATTGGTATTATCCGGAAACTCAAGGGCACCAAGCCTCCCAGTCTGCCAGACAATCATTCTTAGAATTATGGACCCATCTATACCACGAGTTTCAGGCACTCCCACAAGGTATCATGTTACGGGATTTTCATGTCGATAATCTGATTTATTTAGAAAACCGCCCTGATACCCAAGCCTGTGGTCTCTTAGATTTTCAAGATGCCTGTTGGGGTCCTGCTGTCTATGACTTTCTCTCTCTGGTTGACGACGTTCGTCTCGATTTACCTGATCTATTGATTGATCAATGTTGGGCACACTATCTAAGGGCGTTTCCAACACTTAATAAATCCTTAGCCCAAAAATTAAGTGTGAGTCGTTTGACACGAATCCTTGGTGTATTTGTTCGTCTTGCTAAACGAGACGGAAAACCTCATTATCTAAATCATATTCCTCGAATATGGAAAATTATGGAACGTAACTTCCAAAATCCTGATTTGGTAGATATTAAAGGATGGTTTGCGTCAAACATCACTTCCTCTCAAGGGGAAAGGTGTGTAAATCAAGCAATGATTCTTGCAGCCGGGATGGGAAAGCGACTGCAGCCCCTTACATTAACGACTCCAAAACCATTAATTAAGCTAAAAGGAAAACCCTTAATCCAATATGCCTTAGATCGCCTTAAATCAATGACTAAGATCGTTGTCAATACGCACTATTTGGCTGATCAAATTCATACATATCTAGCGAATAAAAACGTTATTATCTCCCACGAAAACTCTCTCCTAGAAACAGGAGGGGGCGTTTTAAATGCTCTACACCATTTCAGGCAAGATCCAATTCTATGCCTAAATTCCGACATATGGTGGCAAGAAAATCAAGGTAATATTCTAGAAGAATTAATGTCGACTTGGGATGATGCCTTCATGGATGTCCTGTTGGTTTTAGTTCAAAAGGAAAATACCCTAAATTTTGCGGGGCTCGGTGATTTTACGTGGGATGGCAAAACATTAACGCCGGCATTCAGAGAAAATGATACAGCCCCCTATGTTTATACGGGTATTCAAATACTCCATCCACGCGCCTTTTTAGATGAAAAATTTAGAGCTTTTTCTTTGGTGGAAATTTACAAAAAAGCAGCTAAACAAAATCGATTAAAAGCAATTATCCTAAATGGTAAGTGGTCTGACATTGGAACACCTCAAGCATTGGAAAAATTACAAGAAATGGATTTGTCTCATTATTTTCTCGAGGAGGAAAAATGA
- the phaC gene encoding class I poly(R)-hydroxyalkanoic acid synthase — MSAQKNESPLELYQEMNREWQEIWSKILEKNQQSWMDFWQQDQKKTSKGIVTIFDPEVVQDTMAKAAKKLSERPDQIIELQKEHLRDVMAIVNEVSQQLRGQEAHPIIEVDPRDKRFKNEIWQKNPAFFFMQQLYLINAKLLRNVIEQIDGLDPQTYGKLEFYTRQIIDAMSPTNFPLTNPDVIQETYESKGENLIQGFKNFLKDTATGSFNIKMTDMEALQLGRDIATSPGKVIYRNRYLELIQYAPTTKTVYEKPIFIIPPWINKFYVFDLKPENSFIKWAVDQGFTLFMVSWANPDKWHADKTLSNYVLDGVNEALNFLLKYTKRDTINAIGYCTGGVLLNSLLTYLKAKGKKPFDAATIIAAPIDFKEAGDLLVYVCEQQLKKLEAHVKKKGYLEGNAMVQSFNLLRSNDLIWSFYVNNYLMGKEPMPFDMLHWNGDAVRMPATMHTQFLRDMYLDNKLIQPGGIKVKDVPVDLTTIDLPMFVMAALDDHIAPWKAVYPLTQAVKHAEKFVLSGSGHVAGVFNHPAKNKYYFMEADKFYKTAEEWLEHAEKHTGSWWPTWKSWMEQYAGKKVPAPKIAKKDIIAEAPGDYVKDQGLE; from the coding sequence ATGTCAGCGCAAAAGAATGAATCACCTTTAGAACTTTATCAAGAAATGAATCGTGAGTGGCAAGAAATCTGGTCCAAAATTCTTGAAAAGAATCAACAAAGTTGGATGGATTTTTGGCAACAAGATCAAAAAAAAACATCTAAAGGAATTGTTACGATTTTCGATCCTGAAGTTGTTCAAGACACCATGGCAAAGGCTGCCAAGAAGCTATCGGAACGACCGGATCAGATCATCGAACTTCAAAAAGAACATTTGCGTGACGTTATGGCAATTGTAAATGAAGTATCCCAACAACTCCGCGGACAAGAAGCCCATCCGATTATCGAAGTAGACCCACGCGACAAACGGTTTAAAAATGAAATTTGGCAGAAAAATCCAGCTTTCTTTTTCATGCAGCAACTCTATCTAATTAACGCGAAACTTCTGCGTAATGTCATCGAGCAAATCGATGGACTTGACCCGCAAACTTATGGAAAGCTTGAGTTTTACACACGTCAAATCATTGATGCGATGTCACCGACTAACTTTCCGCTGACCAATCCGGATGTGATCCAAGAAACCTATGAATCCAAAGGTGAAAACCTGATCCAAGGATTCAAAAATTTTCTCAAAGATACAGCGACAGGTTCATTTAATATTAAAATGACGGATATGGAAGCCTTACAGCTTGGCCGTGATATCGCAACGTCTCCCGGAAAAGTTATCTATCGCAATCGTTATTTAGAGCTGATTCAATACGCACCAACCACAAAAACTGTTTATGAAAAACCTATTTTCATTATTCCCCCATGGATCAATAAGTTTTACGTTTTTGATTTAAAACCTGAAAATTCGTTTATCAAATGGGCAGTTGATCAAGGATTCACCTTGTTCATGGTTTCTTGGGCGAATCCAGACAAATGGCATGCTGATAAGACCTTATCGAATTATGTCTTAGATGGTGTTAATGAAGCTTTGAACTTTCTTCTAAAGTACACAAAACGCGATACAATCAATGCCATCGGATATTGTACAGGTGGTGTTTTACTAAACAGTCTTTTGACCTACTTAAAGGCTAAAGGTAAAAAGCCCTTTGATGCGGCAACCATTATTGCAGCCCCCATCGATTTCAAAGAAGCGGGCGATCTGCTGGTTTACGTTTGTGAACAGCAACTTAAAAAACTCGAAGCTCACGTAAAGAAAAAGGGATACCTAGAAGGCAACGCCATGGTACAATCCTTTAATTTGCTACGATCCAATGACCTCATTTGGTCTTTTTATGTGAACAATTACCTGATGGGTAAAGAGCCTATGCCCTTTGACATGTTGCATTGGAATGGCGATGCTGTCCGTATGCCGGCTACTATGCACACCCAATTTTTACGGGACATGTATTTGGACAACAAACTGATTCAACCGGGTGGCATCAAAGTTAAAGATGTTCCTGTTGATCTGACAACCATCGATTTACCTATGTTTGTCATGGCAGCTCTCGATGATCATATTGCTCCATGGAAAGCCGTCTACCCCTTGACCCAAGCAGTCAAACATGCTGAGAAATTTGTTTTATCGGGATCTGGCCATGTGGCTGGGGTCTTTAACCACCCGGCAAAAAACAAATATTATTTTATGGAAGCTGACAAATTTTATAAAACAGCCGAAGAATGGCTGGAACATGCTGAAAAACACACAGGATCTTGGTGGCCAACATGGAAATCATGGATGGAACAATATGCTGGCAAAAAAGTACCTGCTCCTAAAATTGCAAAAAAGGACATTATTGCCGAGGCACCGGGTGATTATGTCAAAGATCAGGGATTGGAGTAG
- the recJ gene encoding single-stranded-DNA-specific exonuclease RecJ, with protein MTAIRKQEPKAETLFEEQKSISGRRWVHDEVDPRLALQLAQNHGIGTLSASILLRRGLTFETAGQFLQPTLRDLMPDPSHLKDLDAGVNRVITALKSKETIAVFGDYDVDGATATAILRRYFDDIGASLRVYIPQRIEEGYGPTIPAMEQLAKEGTTTLLMVDCGTTAFEPLQEAKNLGMDVIVIDHHMSQASLPVATAVINPNRLDENSPLTHLCAAGLSFVFMVALHRRLRQEGWFEGQTEPDLRQYLDLVALGTVCDVMQLTGLNRAFVSQGLKVMARRGNPGLRALSDVAGLDDTPSAYHLGFLIGPRINAGGRVGCAEYGSRLLSTNDVLEAQQLARDLDLYNKERQAIESLVLEEAMTQVESRGLDRHPVILVGQDGWHPGVIGIVAGRLKERYNKPTCVVGFDGDIGKGSGRSITGVNLGTAMHVATHQGILAAGGGHAMAAGFTVMRNQFDAFYTFLCDQLRLQVANVDPVLEVDGILTPSGATLELIRELKMLEPFGNGNPTPKFCIHKARVTYAEPVGINHIRCSLEGEDGTRLKAMAFRALGTPLGDAILSRNNKSIQVAGTLKADTWNGRTTVTCFIDDVMH; from the coding sequence ATGACAGCTATACGCAAACAAGAGCCGAAAGCAGAAACTCTGTTTGAGGAGCAAAAATCAATTTCGGGCCGTCGTTGGGTTCACGATGAGGTTGATCCAAGGTTAGCTTTGCAATTAGCGCAAAACCATGGGATTGGAACTTTATCTGCCTCAATTTTGCTGCGCCGTGGCCTAACATTTGAGACGGCCGGACAGTTTTTGCAGCCGACTCTACGGGATTTAATGCCGGACCCCTCCCATTTAAAGGATTTAGATGCTGGGGTGAACCGTGTTATTACAGCCTTAAAATCCAAAGAAACAATTGCTGTGTTTGGTGACTATGATGTAGACGGTGCCACTGCAACGGCAATATTACGTCGCTATTTCGATGATATTGGGGCATCACTACGGGTTTACATTCCTCAGCGAATCGAAGAAGGATACGGCCCAACCATTCCGGCTATGGAACAATTAGCCAAAGAAGGCACCACAACGTTGCTGATGGTAGATTGCGGAACGACTGCCTTTGAGCCATTGCAAGAAGCGAAGAACTTAGGAATGGATGTGATTGTCATTGACCATCATATGTCTCAGGCATCGTTGCCTGTAGCAACGGCTGTGATTAATCCTAATCGATTAGACGAAAATAGTCCTTTGACGCATTTATGTGCTGCGGGCTTAAGTTTTGTCTTTATGGTGGCGTTGCATCGCCGTCTTCGCCAAGAAGGATGGTTTGAAGGACAAACTGAGCCTGATTTGCGTCAATACTTGGATCTTGTAGCCTTAGGAACTGTTTGTGATGTAATGCAGCTGACAGGCCTCAATCGCGCCTTTGTTTCCCAAGGCCTTAAGGTTATGGCGCGACGCGGAAATCCCGGGTTGCGCGCTTTGAGTGATGTGGCCGGTCTCGATGATACGCCGTCTGCCTATCATTTAGGGTTTTTAATTGGACCGCGTATTAATGCGGGCGGTCGTGTTGGCTGTGCTGAGTATGGATCACGCTTGTTATCAACAAATGATGTATTAGAAGCTCAGCAATTAGCACGGGATTTGGATCTTTATAATAAAGAACGTCAAGCGATCGAAAGTTTAGTGTTAGAAGAAGCGATGACTCAAGTTGAATCGCGTGGACTCGATCGACATCCTGTAATTCTGGTTGGACAAGATGGTTGGCATCCGGGAGTAATTGGCATTGTGGCAGGACGCCTTAAAGAACGGTACAACAAACCAACCTGTGTCGTCGGATTTGATGGTGATATTGGCAAAGGTTCCGGACGCTCCATTACAGGTGTTAATTTAGGCACTGCGATGCACGTTGCAACCCATCAAGGTATATTGGCAGCCGGTGGTGGTCATGCTATGGCAGCCGGATTTACTGTCATGAGGAATCAGTTCGATGCCTTTTACACGTTCCTGTGTGACCAGTTGCGTCTACAAGTCGCAAATGTGGATCCTGTTCTTGAGGTTGATGGTATTTTAACGCCATCCGGGGCAACACTTGAGTTAATTCGTGAACTTAAAATGTTAGAACCGTTTGGCAATGGTAACCCAACACCCAAATTCTGTATCCATAAAGCACGCGTAACATATGCCGAACCTGTAGGGATTAATCATATTCGCTGCTCCTTAGAAGGGGAAGATGGAACGCGCCTTAAGGCGATGGCATTTCGGGCTTTAGGAACACCACTCGGCGATGCAATCTTATCGCGCAATAATAAATCGATTCAAGTGGCCGGAACACTTAAGGCTGATACATGGAATGGGCGTACAACTGTGACCTGTTTTATTGATGATGTCATGCACTAG
- a CDS encoding thioredoxin family protein, protein MRWIVSLVFFVATIVQSLSASQATLEHTQVELMSEVETIKPEVPFWVVFKITMKPGWHTYWKNPGDSGMETILTWDLPEGFSASPIQWLPPETLTLGPVVSFGYSNESFHLVQITPPKDLTGETYAIKVKADWLVCEETCIPENASLAITVAKSTENDLLYTSHKALVDELVAELPNKPNQFGEYRLNGENIEFYLPDGLLVDKKISDVSFYPEGKGTIKNGSKQHWVIKDNRLIISMLKDFSAPDRITGLVKITDADSKEIKAYQLYFGKVHVAPIDEGLAGTLWGILLFAFLGGLVLNAMPCVFPVLSLKAVSIASKAKSHRGFIRKQGLLYTLGVLGSFVSMASILITLKASGESVGWGFQMQNPYFIAFMAYLLFFVGLILSGLTYLPALFGSSQATIDDGKNPWSSFWIGVLAVLVATPCTAPFMGVAIGYALGQSTLIIILVFLALGLGFATPYLLISLIPVTLRLLPKPGRWMETFKEFMAFPMYLTVAWLLWVLVQQSGSRGLIACLIGLVFMAFSLWFWGRFRQRLLPVKILLGLFLTTLTLSPMAYVKPPVELIQIEKFSRQRLQELRAQGRPVFVYATAAWCITCKANEFALKSPAMQLTFQNQDITLLEADWTNQDPEITDYLKSFSRSGVPLYVYYPPQGDAVILPQLLTESIIVHALTKGGK, encoded by the coding sequence ATGCGCTGGATCGTTTCTCTCGTTTTCTTTGTAGCCACGATTGTCCAATCCCTTTCAGCATCTCAGGCAACATTGGAACATACTCAAGTTGAATTGATGAGTGAAGTTGAAACCATCAAGCCTGAAGTTCCGTTCTGGGTTGTCTTTAAAATTACCATGAAACCAGGCTGGCACACTTATTGGAAAAATCCCGGCGATTCAGGTATGGAAACCATATTAACGTGGGATCTTCCCGAAGGGTTTTCCGCATCCCCTATCCAATGGTTACCGCCGGAAACATTGACGCTTGGTCCTGTTGTGTCCTTTGGTTATTCCAATGAATCCTTTCATTTAGTCCAAATTACCCCACCCAAAGATTTAACCGGGGAAACCTATGCTATAAAGGTGAAAGCTGATTGGCTTGTTTGTGAAGAAACATGTATCCCGGAAAATGCGTCGCTTGCTATCACCGTTGCCAAATCAACAGAAAATGACCTCCTCTACACAAGCCACAAAGCCCTTGTTGATGAACTTGTGGCAGAACTTCCCAACAAACCCAATCAATTTGGTGAATACCGACTCAATGGTGAAAATATTGAATTTTACTTACCAGACGGATTGTTAGTAGACAAAAAAATCAGCGATGTATCGTTTTATCCTGAAGGAAAAGGTACAATCAAAAATGGGTCAAAACAACATTGGGTCATAAAAGATAATCGCCTGATCATTTCCATGCTCAAAGATTTTTCAGCCCCGGACCGAATTACAGGCCTTGTCAAAATTACCGATGCGGATAGCAAAGAAATCAAAGCCTACCAATTATACTTTGGGAAAGTTCACGTCGCACCGATTGATGAAGGGCTAGCAGGAACGTTGTGGGGAATCCTTTTATTTGCCTTTTTAGGAGGGCTGGTCCTCAATGCGATGCCGTGCGTCTTTCCTGTCTTGTCCTTGAAGGCTGTATCCATTGCCAGCAAAGCTAAGAGTCACCGTGGCTTTATCCGCAAACAAGGGTTGCTGTATACTCTTGGTGTCCTTGGATCTTTTGTGTCCATGGCCAGCATTTTGATTACATTGAAAGCATCCGGCGAAAGTGTTGGCTGGGGATTTCAAATGCAAAATCCGTATTTCATAGCATTCATGGCTTACCTTCTATTTTTTGTTGGTCTCATTCTATCAGGTCTTACTTATTTACCCGCTTTATTTGGATCATCCCAAGCCACAATTGATGACGGTAAAAACCCATGGTCCAGTTTCTGGATCGGTGTATTAGCAGTTTTAGTCGCCACACCTTGTACAGCCCCCTTTATGGGTGTCGCAATCGGCTATGCTTTGGGACAATCCACCTTAATTATCATTCTTGTCTTTTTAGCTCTAGGGTTAGGATTTGCCACCCCCTATTTATTGATCAGCCTGATCCCGGTAACGCTACGCCTCCTGCCGAAACCAGGGCGTTGGATGGAAACGTTTAAGGAGTTCATGGCTTTTCCGATGTACTTAACTGTCGCATGGTTGCTATGGGTTCTAGTACAACAATCAGGATCTCGAGGTCTAATTGCATGTCTTATTGGACTTGTCTTCATGGCCTTTAGCCTCTGGTTCTGGGGACGATTTAGACAACGACTCCTGCCTGTCAAAATCCTATTAGGTCTGTTTCTAACCACCCTAACCCTCAGCCCAATGGCCTATGTCAAACCACCCGTTGAATTAATTCAAATAGAAAAATTCTCACGCCAACGCTTGCAAGAATTGCGCGCACAAGGCCGTCCCGTCTTTGTCTATGCAACTGCAGCGTGGTGTATTACCTGTAAAGCCAATGAGTTTGCCTTGAAATCACCAGCCATGCAGTTGACTTTCCAAAATCAAGACATAACCTTGTTAGAAGCAGATTGGACAAACCAAGACCCGGAGATTACGGATTACCTAAAGAGCTTTAGTCGTAGTGGTGTTCCGCTCTATGTTTATTACCCACCTCAAGGGGACGCCGTTATCTTACCACAACTACTGACAGAAAGTATTATTGTTCATGCACTTACAAAGGGAGGGAAATGA
- a CDS encoding thioredoxin family protein: MKTYILAALIAFGFSSADAAKSTKTPDINSTIKIGETAPGFDAKDTNGKDVKLQDLKGKLVVLEWTNFDCPFVKKHYTSKNMQDLQKKYTDKGVVWISVNSSAPGQQGHLTNETANTTMKEKGSAATHMLLDPDGAMGRAYGAKTTPHMFVINKEGKLAYMGAIDNQPTVLVDDIQAAKNYVSEALDELLADKPVTESQTQSYGCSVKYSS, translated from the coding sequence ATGAAAACATACATTTTAGCAGCCTTAATTGCCTTTGGTTTTAGCTCAGCCGATGCGGCAAAAAGCACAAAAACACCCGACATCAATAGTACCATCAAAATTGGCGAGACTGCTCCCGGTTTTGATGCAAAAGATACCAATGGTAAAGACGTCAAACTCCAAGACCTAAAGGGTAAGCTTGTTGTTCTGGAATGGACAAATTTTGATTGCCCATTTGTCAAAAAGCACTATACATCAAAAAATATGCAAGACCTTCAAAAGAAGTACACAGACAAAGGTGTTGTCTGGATCTCAGTCAACTCGTCTGCCCCAGGACAACAAGGACATCTAACGAATGAGACAGCGAATACAACCATGAAAGAAAAGGGATCTGCTGCAACGCATATGCTTTTAGATCCTGATGGCGCCATGGGACGTGCTTACGGCGCCAAAACAACTCCACATATGTTTGTCATTAATAAAGAGGGAAAACTTGCTTATATGGGGGCAATTGATAATCAGCCAACAGTCCTCGTTGATGATATCCAAGCAGCCAAGAACTATGTATCCGAAGCTTTAGATGAGCTTTTAGCCGACAAACCTGTGACAGAGAGTCAAACACAATCCTATGGATGTTCCGTTAAATATTCGAGTTAA